The following nucleotide sequence is from Aedes aegypti strain LVP_AGWG chromosome 3, AaegL5.0 Primary Assembly, whole genome shotgun sequence.
ATCACGTAGCTGGGGGAGCATGCAAGTGCCACTATTGAATCGTCGTGAGCTTCAATTTTGTACATACAGCCGCCTGCAAAACAATTGTAAAATGTAAGACCATTCCTTAGAAGGTCAAGGGCTTCGATGATACCTCTTATTAAATCCCACACGCAAAGGAACCCATCCTGACAGCCGGATGCGCCCATGCCTGCTTGCCACTGGTCGATGAACAGGCACGATATTGGCCCGCAGTGCCCATGCAACGTGAACTGCAGCATGTGACTATCGAGACGGAACACCTTTACGGTGTGATCTTGGCTTCCGGTCATGACGGTACCACCTGCCACTTCCAGACACGTGACCGGCATCCGATGCCCTTGCTGGTGGTGCTCTAATATACAACGGAGTTCTTCCTCCGATTGGGCAGCTGCTGCACTGGACGGATGCGCTCCCGAAGAACCTCCTATTTGGAACATTCCCAAACTTCCTGCCGAACCCGTTCGTATGTGGGCTGGAAAAATAGGAACGGATTTGGATTCGAGCTTGGTTCAGGGGACGAACGATTGTAACTTACTTCTTCGATACGCTGACGTGAATCCCCAGTCGATTTGACGACCCTGGGTATACGTTTCCAGCCGTAGGAAGTCGATGCGACCACTAAGGCGTGCCGCAATCACTTTATCCCCGGTTAATTTAATATTAGTTACCCCGTTGTTGAGGGTATGTTCGGTTTCGTAAATACACTGAAATGAAGTTAAAAATCAGTAACGCAAACTAACAACGTCCGGCATCTAACGACTTACCTTAAAATTACCCGTAGTTCCCTCCCAAAACTCCAACCTCCCATCCGCACACCCAATCACAATGAGATTATCCAAAAAGTCCAAACACCATATCGGCGATGGCTGGTAGGTTTTCTTGCGAACTGTTGCACTTGCACCACCTGGTGGCGATCCGGAAACAGTGAGGGCTCGCTGAGTTTCGTCCTCCCCACTGTGAGACCGTTGATAGCTCCCAGAAGAAGGAGGAGGAGGTGATCGATTGCTCTTGGGCTGATTGACTGCTGCTTCATAGTAGCGATTGTTTGAAAGAAATCGATTCCTAAGATTCTGCTCATCTAAATCCAGACCTCCATTGCTCATACGCTTCTGATGATTCCCACATGGATCACTGGTGAAATGACGATCATACTGGGCAGCAAAGTCAAACATAGAGGTATCCATCGGTTTATCGTGATGGTTTTGGTTagtaaaattgaattgaagtttctTCTTCAGCTTAAACGCAAAACTGGTTGGAGACTGCTCCGGATAGAGTTCCTGCACTCCTGTAATGTTTGTACTTGATGGTTCGCTTTTCACAATGACGGACCCATTCGGAGAGCTTTGCATTTCCTTACGTTGCATGTCTAGATTACTGACTCGATGAATTTGCGCCACCAGTTCCCCATTTGTAACATCCCAAATTTTCACTTGCCCTTGCAAGCACGAACTGGCAATCATATTGCCATCTGTTACTACACATTCAATTCGATGCTTATGGCCGTTTACCTGAATTGGAACACCCTCCAGGATGCGCTGCTCTTGCTTGGGTTCTTCGGTTTCGCTCTCATTCCAGCTGGCACGCCATTCGGCATAGTTTCGTGTGCACATACATCGATAAAGCATTATAAGCGTGTACGTCAAAACGAAAATGCTCACCGCAATGAGCATACAGCTTAGCAGAATCTCCATTGGAGTCTTTGGATAAAAAGGGGCATTTGTGGTGCTCATACTTGGAGTATCTCCAGTATCAACGTCGTTTAGGTCCAACGGGTCCAAGGCAGCTGCCAGTGCCTTCCACTGGAAGTGATGTGGCGTGTTCTCTTCCGGGTTGCGTAACTTCAATGCAACTTGAGGACTCACCGCGTGGGACAACTTGATCGAAGGTAACACGGTTACGTACCTTCCAGACAGAGATATGTTGTACTGCTTCAGTATAGATGACCAGTGGAAATTCGACAGATGATAGACGGTTTCATAGTCTGGATGTTTGAGACGGTTCAGTTGCTCGGTAATATTCAAAATGCGCTCATTGCCACCGCGAAGCTCTTCCTCGGTGAAGTGATTATAGTTCATATGATTGGCTTCTGCCGACCTGAGATCATGCATATCATTCATTGGAATGTCCACTTTGCTTGCTTCGCTAGCAGCTCGTTGCGCTGAAAGATTCTTGTCGATCATCAACTCGATCAATCCGGAGTTGTATATAATATTCGATATCCATAACACCATCCAGATCATGAAGCCTCTTTGGAAGAAACGCGTTCGGGCCCAGAAGTTGACGATTCTCAAGCGTTTCGGTatcttcttatcctttccgttTCCAGAAGTAGTGAGACTATTCTTCTTGTGACCACTTCCTTGATCCATTCCGGACAACTTCGGATGCGACATCGAACGACTTATCCCACCATTTCGATTAGCGTCCGTAGCGTTCCTCCGTATGTCGCTATTATAATACAGCATCTTTGGGAGTTGTCGAACCTCCGCACTGTACTCAACCTGTTTGATATTCAGCGCTAACACCGTCGAGAAGATCATCATCTGAAGGAAGAAATCCGACACCAAACCAACGATCGCGAAAATACAAAACTCCTGAATCACCGGGACAAAAGTGCACAATCCTATCGTTAGAATCGTTATCTCTGTCAACAGATTCTTCGTAATGGACCATCCTTCTCGGGAAAGACCCTGAGCTAGCCGAATCTTTACGTCCAGATTGCTATCCGTTGTTAAGACGCTTTTCGTGATGACTAACACATTCTCTAGTCCCACCAAAATCACCAAGTACGGGTAGACCCCTTTCGACTGCAAACTAATGGTCAATCCAAAGAAAAAGCACATTCCCAAAGACATAGTCAAACTGCCCAACACGGTAAGAACAGCGCTGAAAGCCAACACCAGTCTCGATCGAATTACGTCAATTTTCCGAACCGAGAAGTAAACGTACAGAAACAGCATCACGATCGTAATGCACTGCGGCAGAAACTCTTTCCAATCGAACTCTCCCGGATAGAAGATGTACATGATGGACGATTGATCCCGTATGCTGTGCGAAGTTGTTTGGGATGGTTCCGTTTCCGATGGAACCGGCTGATGCAGGGGATAGGCTTTGGTGAGTTTTTCCTTCAACGAATTGATGAATGCAGGATTGTTCTCGCGGAGGATCAACGTCACAGCGTACTGGACGATTCGCGAACGGACTCGCATGGGGTACCGCTTGACACCGGTATCTCGAAGGGTGATCCCAAACAGCATCTCCGAGGTAGACACCTTGGATTTTTGCAAATTCTGAAACGATTTCGAACGATGAAATGTTGCCGAATGATAGTTGATCTTTCATCAAAACTTACATGAGTTAGAAAAACCGTATTTAGCAAACTGTTATCTTTGTTGAAGCTTTGCACATTTTGCTGCCACAAATTTGCCGGCGAGAGAAGCAAACAGTTATACTCCGGGAACAGCATTTGTTGCGAGGCGCGCTTCACATTCTCCACATGCAAACACAGATGACTCAAGGTTGTTTTGCTGAAAAAACACCAAAAAAAGATTGCGAATTATCACCTCCATATAATGGCAACCACATATAACCGGTTCGGAGATAACGCCCCGACGTCTCACCTTTCGTCCTCGTGATTCCGAATTATTTCAATGAGCTTGAACACCTCGTACAGCGGACCGCGATAGGCGTCCATCAGCTGC
It contains:
- the LOC5566863 gene encoding sterol regulatory element-binding protein cleavage-activating protein is translated as MTTSSNIDAHFSPAGGGSGGGGNGSGQMPQYPYQQQQQNHLPSQHHNHAHHSQHLQHTAQQPFPVALPPGALVTPGNTKLVTTPMPISATGRTISRQKPTVGREAEEKATTLPSRVSQLYYKHGLFLSSYPTCATSVAIAVIIFCCFPLLNIPLPGTIPTKVIFPYTEQIGHNLHLTNINASESSPSDMYNPFNFNGNNFFNIYNISLEPPFPWARIDPLLYVQQIIMRSSVVPWEDGLQLMDAYRGPLYEVFKLIEIIRNHEDESKTTLSHLCLHVENVKRASQQMLFPEYNCLLLSPANLWQQNVQSFNKDNSLLNTVFLTHNLQKSKVSTSEMLFGITLRDTGVKRYPMRVRSRIVQYAVTLILRENNPAFINSLKEKLTKAYPLHQPVPSETEPSQTTSHSIRDQSSIMYIFYPGEFDWKEFLPQCITIVMLFLYVYFSVRKIDVIRSRLVLAFSAVLTVLGSLTMSLGMCFFFGLTISLQSKGVYPYLVILVGLENVLVITKSVLTTDSNLDVKIRLAQGLSREGWSITKNLLTEITILTIGLCTFVPVIQEFCIFAIVGLVSDFFLQMMIFSTVLALNIKQVEYSAEVRQLPKMLYYNSDIRRNATDANRNGGISRSMSHPKLSGMDQGSGHKKNSLTTSGNGKDKKIPKRLRIVNFWARTRFFQRGFMIWMVLWISNIIYNSGLIELMIDKNLSAQRAASEASKVDIPMNDMHDLRSAEANHMNYNHFTEEELRGGNERILNITEQLNRLKHPDYETVYHLSNFHWSSILKQYNISLSGRYVTVLPSIKLSHAVSPQVALKLRNPEENTPHHFQWKALAAALDPLDLNDVDTGDTPSMSTTNAPFYPKTPMEILLSCMLIAVSIFVLTYTLIMLYRCMCTRNYAEWRASWNESETEEPKQEQRILEGVPIQVNGHKHRIECVVTDGNMIASSCLQGQVKIWDVTNGELVAQIHRVSNLDMQRKEMQSSPNGSVIVKSEPSSTNITGVQELYPEQSPTSFAFKLKKKLQFNFTNQNHHDKPMDTSMFDFAAQYDRHFTSDPCGNHQKRMSNGGLDLDEQNLRNRFLSNNRYYEAAVNQPKSNRSPPPPSSGSYQRSHSGEDETQRALTVSGSPPGGASATVRKKTYQPSPIWCLDFLDNLIVIGCADGRLEFWEGTTGNFKCIYETEHTLNNGVTNIKLTGDKVIAARLSGRIDFLRLETYTQGRQIDWGFTSAYRRTHIRTGSAGSLGMFQIGGSSGAHPSSAAAAQSEEELRCILEHHQQGHRMPVTCLEVAGGTVMTGSQDHTVKVFRLDSHMLQFTLHGHCGPISCLFIDQWQAGMGASGCQDGFLCVWDLIRGGCMYKIEAHDDSIVALACSPSYVISLGLDERIRVWDRFQGQPLTTMAVTHVYSSLVMLTPSLLVTGKPGSLVVWDVRTGEIVREVKLDCSNSQLSPKIMLPACGSVICDYGNQMRIVRFPLVAADKCD